GGGAATCCGAGCTGATGAGAATAGAGAAAAGCTCTTATTGGTGGCGTGATCTACAATCGGTGCATTTGACTATAAAGATGTGAGTGAGAACTGGAGATAACCCGCATGATTGTGAATtttctgatatattattaaagatatccACAACTACTATTCTAACGCCTGAGTTATGTTGTATAATACAATCCCAACATCATCTATAGTCGGTTTACGGTGACGTAACAAATGCAATTAGGATAATTCTCGGCTATGCGAAAGGTCCAGTTTAACTCCTCGCAATGACCAGGCATCTGAGATTGATAACAAATACTGTCTAATATACAGGGGGAAAAGCAAAGCTTACAGTTCAATAAATAGAATGGTCGATGAACAAGAACCCACTTATTACCcgatagaatttttaaattctttaaatatgcCCAGACTTCCTTCTCATTCCGATTATTCTGCTCCGAAATTTAAGGCCACCACAACTTTGCAATGGAACTCGGCTTAAAGTAAGCCAGTTGCAACAAAATGTAATCGAGGCTCAAATTTCAACAGGTTGCGGTGCAAGACAAACCGTCTTTATTCGCAGAATTCccataatatcaaataattttccattccaataaaaaaaaacgcaacTCCCAGTATCGGTTTGTTATGCAATGACAATTAATAAGGCTCAAGGGCAGACTTTTCGTGTTGCTGGAGTAAATCTCGGTGTTAGTTGTTTCTCGCATGGTCAGTAATGCTTCGCTCTTTCCCGGGTTAGCCGTTCTAGAAATCTTTATGTTTACGTGCCGGGCGGGTCAACTTTCAACATAGTTTACCCAGAAGCTTTGCGCTGAAGTATTTTCGTTCCATAGGTACTTAAGCCTCATTAGAAAGTGATCTAAACAATTTTAgcaatatattaacttaataacaaacaagGAGTTCACTCtgacggagtcgcgggcacagatattaataataatattctgccgttccttatatttttcaacagtATTGTGGATTGACATATCATATTGACCTACTAAAATAGGAAAATTAATCTGTCTGTTACATCAAAACCACTGAACCGTGAGGAAGGACACATGCtacttttttatgaaaaatgacGGAAACGCGGACGAAGTCTAGTCGGGGACAAAAGCTAGTGAATTTTACTACAATATTGCCGTTTAACAAAAAAGGAAGAATGCGATTTAAGAGtgaatgcaaaataaatttaaattgaaatataatttgggTTTTAATTTCTGATAACTGGTCTCTTATCTAGTCTAATTTTAGATGATCCTTATGTTTTTTTCTGAAATGTTACGGAAGTTCCAAAAATAAAGCTaaatgtcaatatatattatttgtgggAAGAACCTTCTCGCACGAaagaatattcattaaatagcattaaatataaatttatttttccgtaaaacattatgttataattgacaaaaattttgaaaatgtgaaaaaaatttacacagttatatattttttattaaataggttttttaaattataatgttaatgtcTTAATGTTGCTAAATATGtaatcacaatattttaatttgaaataatcccTGTACAGAGGTTTAATAACACCTTGTAAAATTTTCCGAGAGTAATtacgctattaaaataattatttgcgGAAAACGATTTACTTCGGCGTATGTACATTCCATCGACGgcgtttgttataaaattttgcaaaataaattttattattgattggtttaatgaaaaaactaacgtctaaaaatatacgaataaaaaaattgcttccAATTCTTAACCTTGACTCTAAAATTAGTGTTGACGCAgacattttgtaattttaaacaatttgtttaccaaattatttatttcgtcttctattattttttttatcacaaacctgccaaataattattacagaaCATACCAGTTTTGCCTCACTATAAATTAGTGGaatcaagttttattttaaagtcttcTACTCTTTGTAATTACGAAAAAACATTGTGTGgtaaatttagtaaaaaaaaaaaaacataaaaataagtagGTATGTAATAACTAACTTTGGATGCGGTATATTGAAGAAACAGTTAATAATAACTGAagttatcatataattattgaatgaaaaattcagaTCCTTTTGTGATGATGTTAAATTGTCTTCTGATTTAACAGATCAGGTTGCGAAACATTTCTATGTTCTGCATCACCATTTCTTGAAGGGCCTCCACTGTTTTCAATCCGCTATGCTTTTTACTGTATTATgctttttacattaattatatcacataACATATGTAGCATTatcttgaattttatttttgaccttcgattaataaatttttcttacgcgaaatttttgttataaatgtttgcAGCTTCTATTGGgagaatgaatattttaattcattcctTCAAAGCCGGTTTGTTCGGTGGAGTGAGAAGACAATACTGCAAGTAATACTAACCAATAAATGCGATTTGATATTTGCAGAAATTCGATGAGGTGACATTTGCGTAAGATAAGTAACGATTAGGTTAccagtataatatattgtagtaATCGAGAATAGAATGAACCAAAGTCAAAGGCCAACAACACTTAGTTTTTGCCATACTATGGTTATTACTTTGCTATGTACTAATTGATGTCAAAAGACTAATAATACTCCTGttatgaaaagaaatttcaaaacatttgtctttgtaatatttatcaaagaaagattatacaatattttgaattaattttcatattctaaaaaagtaaagtaattaaagtaaaggaccgcaatttttttctttaagaaaaattcaaatatcgaATACAAACAATTCAGAAGGTGGAAGAGAATtcatacaaaatgtttaaattaagagtagaacataatataatataatataatataatataatataatataatataatataatataatataatataatataatataatataatataatataatataatataatataatataatataatataatataatataatataatataatataatataatataatataatataatatataatataatataatatatataatataatataatataatatatataatataatataatataatataatatatataatataatataatataatataatataatataatataatataatataatataatataatataatataatatatataatatatatatatataaatatatataatataatataatataatataatataatataatataatataatataatataatataataatatatatataatataatataataataatataatataatatatataatatatataatataatataatataatataatataatataatataatataatataatataatataatataatataatataataatataatataatataatataataatatataatataatataatataatatatataatataatataatataatataatataatataatataatataatataatatatataatataatataatataatataatatataatataataaatataatataatataatataatataatataatataatataatataatataatataatataatataatatatatataatataatatatatataatataatataatataatataatataatataatataatataatatataatataatataatataatataatataatataatatatataatataatataatataatataatataatataatataatataatataatataatatatatatataatataatataatatatataatataatataatataatataatataatataataatatatatataataatatatataatataatataatatatataatataatataatataatataatatatatatatataatataatataatataatataatataatataatatataatatataatataatataatataatataatatatataatataatataatataatatataatataatataatataatataatataatataatatataatatatataatatatatataatataatataatataatataatataatataatataatataatataatataatataatataatataatataatataatataatataatatatataatataatataatataatataatataatataatataatataatataatataatataatataatataatatataatataatataatatatataatataatataatataatataatataatataatataatataatataatataatataatataatataatataatatatatatatataatataatataatataatatatatatataaatataatataataatataatataaatataaaatataatatataatataatataatataatataatataatatataataatataatatatataatataatataatataatataatataatataatataatatataatatataatataatataatataataatataatataatataatataatataatataatataatataatataataatataatataatataatataatataatataatataatatatattataatataatatatataatatataatataatataatataatataatatataataatatataatataatataatataatataatataatatatataatataatataatatataatataatataatataataatataatatataatataatataatataatataatataatataatataatataataatataatataatataatataatatatataatataatataatataataatataatataatataatataatataatataatataatataatataatataatataatataatataatataatataatataatataatataatataatataatataatataatataatataatataatataatataatataatataataatataatataatataaaaggcgTGGggtaaaaggcccgcctctcacacgtgagggcgcgggtccgaaacctggcaagtaccaatgtgatcttttcatatgtactttttaagagtatttagacaccactgaagGGCAgggaaggaaaacatcgtgaggaaacctggtcttataataactattttatttatacaggagaaacacaaaatatcattaacacttgtgtatatttaattacgtgCAAAACTTCAAAAGCTTCGTATTTTCTACACGGAATACATTCTGATCCTGGTTTCACGCGCTTGTTGCGTCATTGTTTCGTTTTTTCGCCCTAATGTTGTATCCTTTTGCAAACTTCACCGATATCGCGATGTCTAGTTCCAGCTCTTCCAACGTTCCGTCAGCTTCTAGCTTCAGTTGTCGGATGACTTGGACAACAattgttttgattaattttgtcGCATAAACTCTacctgttaaataaataaaatgttttatcgttgttataatataacgctttgttgattgattgataaatatttatgagtttaattaatataatgctCACAACTGAAAACGAATGTAGGAAATGTTATCGCAAAGGTCATCGCTTGATATTGAACtgaatgattaaatataataaaaatgttaaagttcATAACGAAAAATTACCCAGACAATCCATGGGCCCCAAACTGAATGGTACGAAGGCATTTGGGTCGCGTTTCTTAACATTTTCCGGCATGAATCTCTCCGGTTTCACTTTATTCGGTTCGTCCCAGTACCGAGAATCGCGATGCAATTCGTGTATCGGTATTACCAATGACGTTTTGACCGGAAGGGTTATTTTACCTGGAAAATATTCTTTAGTCCATTAATCGTATAACCAGAACCGGAATAAATCTTTAACAAAATGCTTATCAAATTTTTGAACAGCTGACGAGATTTCCGGTTTTTCGTGACTTACTTAAAGTTaggtgtttttatttgaaaacaaaattcaaaccCGCTATATAATTAGTGCCACTATCTCATTTTTAAGGCCACGTGGCAACTACGAGTGGATAATTTTGAATGCAAAACCAGACAATCGCTATTTCGTTCGACAAAAAAATAGCAAACTTGTGTAAAGGTTAAGGTTTACATATACTGAATAAAATACCTGTTTTCGAATTCGGAACAGTCGAgaactaaaatatttgctaCATAGACCAGGGTAGAagcctttaaaaataataaaaagtgaaataaaatcgtGGTAGGATGAAACCCATTAGAAGAGGAggggaatattataaaaatgaagggaaaaataatttacgggCGATCTGAGGTCGGGGAGGGGATGGGGGTGAGTTTTTAAGGGTAAAAAACGGTTTTTCTCGATTTCCGGCAAAACTAAAAGTCCTATCGAAAAAAGTCAAATCGCAAAGTTgtagttaataaaaagatctaaaacttttgtatttacacttttttcacataacctcaaaatttatgtgaaaaaatcaaaaaaccaagtttttggttttttatttttatcttttacaaaaatttttttttcaatgaaatttggtGAAAACTTACCTTTTTATGTCCCAAATAcgctgtaatttatttgattaaaaatatttattttttcaccttattttgaattaatatcgaAAAAACACCCTAGTTTTCAATCGTAAACTCACCCGTCAAAATATCAGCTTTTTTCAAAAAGTTGGTATGTTTTCTGTTCGTTGAAATCTCTACTTTTCGatggtgaaaaaaatatatatgttactatAGTAAATCTTCTCAGAAAATGCAAAAAATCGAAAAAAACTCGAattcgaatttttttttttttaattattataaataatttcatttaaaaatgtgattGCTGcaatttgtttcaattaaaaagttgatttatttaatgctaATTACATTTACGTCATAGaaaatctcattatataaaaatataaatgtaaatcgTACAATTAAATGTAGATCCCTTATTCTGATTACGttattcattacaatatttttaacacattaaTCTTATGATTCATAAATACCTTATCTTCAATTCTAATCACTTATCcattagtttttgtttttttgacgGCATTTCTTCATCGCTAGATTCGTCAAACATCTCCGATTCTAGTAGATCTTCGAAATCTTCGTGATTATTACCTTCTTCCTCTCCAACATTATTTCCAGACTGCGTTGGTTCTTCATCCACAATTTCTTCTGAATCATTAACTTCTTCGTAGGTTTCTTCTTCAATATTGGAGCAATTTTCAGAACCATGACAGTTTGAACATAAATTTGTGCATTTTAAACCATGTTTTCGGCAACCACATTTTAAACTGTTACATCCAGTTTCACAGCTGCAGCAAATAGTTTTGAGCAATATTTCCggaattaattctttttgtgtaaatttggGCATAATTCCACGTTGATATAGCTTCCAGCCCCAATCTGTTGCTGTTAGTTCGTTACCCAACCAAGTTTGAAGCTAATAATATGCATTTATATGCTGATATTTTTGCATTTTCTGAGAAGATTTACTatagtaacatatatatttttttcaccatCGAAAAGTAGAGATTTCAACGAACAGAAAACATACCAACTTTTTGAAAAAAGCTGATATTTTGACGGGTGAGTTTACGATTGAAAACTAGGGTGTTTTTtcgatattaattcaaaataaggtgaaaaaataaatatttttaatcaaataaattacagcgTATTTGGGACATAAAAAGGTAAGTTTTCaccaaatttcattgaaaaaaaaatttttgtaaaagataaaaataaaaaaccaaaaacttggttttttgattttttcacataaattttgaggttatgtgaaaaaagtgtaaatacaaaagttttagatctttttattaactacAACTTTGCGATTTGACTTTTTTCGATAGGACTTTTAGTTTTGCCGGAAATCGAGAAAAACCGTTTTTTACCCTTAAAAACTCACCCCCATCCCCTCCCCGACCTCAGATCGcccgtaaattatttttcccttcatttttataatattccccTCCTTTTCTAATGGGTTTCATCCTACTACGAttttaattggttttaaaaattatcgaccCTGGTCTaacaaggatttttttaaagaaaatcaaaaaagacatcacatttttttttaagtgaatgACGAATAAACATCTTAATTTGACTTTGTGAGTTTtgtataaatctataaataggaagataaccaaaaaaattgtactgtgttttttttttaaatattaactataaactCGAGTCAACATTgctatatataaaacgaaGGCGGAAGCATAAACTTGCATAATTAGTAATTTTGCTTAGCGAGGATAATCTCGACGACACAAGAAccattttaatcaatatgaCTTTTCATTATAGGCATTTAGCTGAAATcgaaatcataaataaactattttcaaGCTTTTACTGAGAAAATTATTCTGTGTACCacatagttaatattatacaagtgTAAAGACAAGCGAGATTTGCTTGAACAACGAAAGATACGTTACAAAGAACGAAAATATAGTTCACATTGTTTGTTACACTATTGTTTCCATCTTACCGTTGTTAATAGTTATCTCTTTTTCGACAGATCTCTGTATCATGGCCCCTATGGCCAAATAGCGCAGAACTTCCTTGTACACCATATCCAAGTAGTGAAGGTTCTTCAGGTGTTCATCAGTAACCTCAGCTGTAAAGCCAACCGTAGCCAGGATTTCGTCGTAGACTTTCTCctgaaaaatatagatttattaaatttatttctattaagatatactatttttattgaaactgtAATGTTACAACTAATTATAGCGTTCAATAaatgtgttaatataatttggcttacttttaaaatatttcttttagacatacagaatatatttaaaaaaagtttgaagtgatattaaaagatttttttcaacGTTGTCGCGAGTTTAAAGCTTTTAATAAGAGCttttttgtcattatattattatgccTTATCAGAGTTTGCTTTTCTAGTTTGCAGCCGGACTTTTCGTCTTTTGCAAGAATCGTCTTCAAGTGGAGAAAAagtacttataattaattaaattagattgaTCAATTCTTAAATCGTTCCATGACAGTAAAAtacgttattaaaaacatatatagtttttcaGATACCTCTTGATTTTATTGACTGAAAATACTGTAACTTGTGGGTAACAAGGGTTCTTCATAAACATTTCCAACTCCCAGACGCAAGAAATAGATACTATAAATTTGACGTCTGTCTCTCTGTATGTGTGTATCCAATGTTTGACAGTTAGTCAATCGTATCGATCttttccaaattttttttatcaataacattattgctattaaaaatacacgcttgccatatttatttacacggCACAAATTGATGAGGAAAATCCAAATACATTGAGCAAAATAGCTATTAATAGTGGAAGTTTAactttaattgattattatttatgttttataatagatatgGCGTAATTATCTTTATGATTTTACGGTAAACTTAAGTTAAATAGCCAACctgttctttataatatactaagcatataaaataatattgattattaagtaattattcgCTTCACAATCATATAAAAGGCCCattgttaaacattttattttaacagcgAACGAAAGcagataatttttgaaaatgaatTGTCTGATTCTCTAAAGTACGCCATAAATGTCATTGTTCTTGACATTTCTTAATGCCGTTAAAAgcaaatttacttatattttattataccctTATGgaatggaaaattatttttttattttatattacctgCCATTCGGGAAGATGCGCAAGAAATAGAAGTACACCAGCGACTATTTTAGCCGATGCCTCTTGACtctaaaaattatagattgatcaattaaaaaaaacaattaaaaattttatttactttataatcttttaaatagataatataatactcaCTGTTGTAAATAGAGTGAAAAcctctaattttatttctttttcatctAAACCTTCTAAAATTAGTCTATCAACTGCATTCATACTATTTTCATCTGTGACTTCATGTTTCAGTGCGTTTTTTCTTTTCTGTAGTATATCCGATGACAGATCTTcagtcattttaatatatttattttctattcgtTTTCTTCCGGACAGATAGTAAATAATAGGTATGTGTAACCACCATCTtgtcatttttaaatgaattaattgatACATACTGTAAAACAAAAGGAATTTATAACTTGGTGAGCACCAGTATAGTGAGTAACATAAAACTCTTTTAAAAGTACTATTTTAAATCGAGTCAATACTGTTGTTGgcaatattaatagaatttttttatttcctacaaATGTTGGCCAACATTAAAGCTATTAAATACGACTGTAATGATAAGCGACGTAAAGGTCCAACAAAGTTGTCATTGATTTACTTATGTGTCTCCAACATCACTTCTCTCAAACGGGCAACATTTAAGGATTCTTCCTTCGTAAGTCCCATTAGTGTTTCTGAAAACgaaatgttttgataaaaattcgtataattttaattatatttaaccgGGATACGCACGTAACGACCTATATTAACGGTGCTGAGGAAacttgataattaataaacttacgACACACGCTCTGGGTGGTGCAATGAACAACGTCAAAGTAAACGTTGAATGTCTGATGCGGGTCTTTTTGACTTAAAACTTTCGCTAAATCTTCAGCCTCTTTATTGAACACTGCACTGAATAGATTTACTGCTTTCTTGTTGTACGATGGCATAACAATTTTCCGATGTGCCTTCCAATGCTTacctgaaaaataattttgttttcgctaaaatatttttgtatttaaaaaatttcgttaTTCTCAGGCTTTACTAATTCAAATATACTTCAAAGCTACATTAtatgttgttataattaagtacGTATCGAACATACCGCCAGATAAAATACCATGCCCTACGAAGCTCTTGAAGAATTCATACACCGGACCTTTTTGAGTAACTTTGTTACTTGTCAACAGGaactaatgaaatattaatatatattttttaataattttagtgacCATAATACAATTCTATATAGATATCACACATACCCTTATATCCGCCGGATTTTTGACGCAAATATTCAAGTCTGGGCCCAACCAAAACTTCACATAATCtccgtatttatttaataactggtttacaatttttaattgttctgaaaataaatcaaactgAAAGTGTGTACTCtgtttaattctttatattttaagtatgtaaTATTACAAACCTTTAGGGTTGACCATGAAGAGTAGGGCATTTCCTACAAGAGGCAGAGCTGGGGGTCCCGGAACTGATTTTGCCAGATCCAACATCCGACGATGCGTCCATCTCCAATAGAACCAATAAAGTGTCACGggtagtattattattattattacaatatatgtgACTTCCATTCCACCTTTTTCgttaaaactgaaaattatgaaacctataaaacaaatgtatcaAGAAAGTTATTTCCAAAATAagggtaaaaaaaaactgtaaaggATAAACCAGTATTAACCATTTCCTGTCCTCAGTTATAACTATAAGAGCGAAAACTGAAATAAGAGACAAATAAGCTTACTAAATTACTACTTTTCAAAGAgacaattcatttaaataaaccttcttatacataaaatttcaattacgcctcctaatttaataatatcaaagttaattataaaatcctCCATATTctattctaattaattatactttatagtaggtatatattattattacacttt
This Danaus plexippus chromosome Z, MEX_DaPlex, whole genome shotgun sequence DNA region includes the following protein-coding sequences:
- the LOC116777792 gene encoding cytochrome P450 4g15-like → MEVTYIVIIIIILPVTLYWFYWRWTHRRMLDLAKSVPGPPALPLVGNALLFMVNPKEQLKIVNQLLNKYGDYVKFWLGPDLNICVKNPADIRFLLTSNKVTQKGPVYEFFKSFVGHGILSGGKHWKAHRKIVMPSYNKKAVNLFSAVFNKEAEDLAKVLSQKDPHQTFNVYFDVVHCTTQSVCQTLMGLTKEESLNVARLREVMLETHNMYQLIHLKMTRWWLHIPIIYYLSGRKRIENKYIKMTEDLSSDILQKRKNALKHEVTDENSMNAVDRLILEGLDEKEIKLEVFTLFTTSQEASAKIVAGVLLFLAHLPEWQEKVYDEILATVGFTAEVTDEHLKNLHYLDMVYKEVLRYLAIGAMIQRSVEKEITINNGKITLPVKTSLVIPIHELHRDSRYWDEPNKVKPERFMPENVKKRDPNAFVPFSLGPMDCLGRVYATKLIKTIVVQVIRQLKLEADGTLEELELDIAISVKFAKGYNIRAKKRNNDATSA